The sequence below is a genomic window from Clostridium sp. BJN0001.
TGCTTATATAGCAAATGAAAAGCTTAAAGAATTATATGACTATAAAGGACATATAAAAAGATTATTTAACCTTGCAGAAGAATTTAGTGAAAAAGGAGACTTACAAAAAGCTTCTAATCTTGCAGAAAAGGCACTTTTAATTACTAAAAAAATTGATGATGAAAAGAGTCTTTATAAAATAGAAAGCACTCTTGGAAGACTATTTTATATGGTAAGTGATATAGATGAATCTATAAAACATCTTGAAGTATCTAAAAAATATAGCAATAACTACTGTGAAAATTATAAAGAAAAGAATAATAATCTTATTGAAATTGCAAAAGCGTATTTAAGCATAAAAGATATAGATAAATCTAGTGAAATATTAGATGAAATTGAGTCACATCTTAGTAAAGATGATATTGAGCTTAATATAAAGTGTGAAGTTATGCGTCAGACTATTGACAATATAAATGGAAATTATGATAACATTCACGGATTAATTGAATGTTTAGGATATGCTGAAGAAAATGATAAGATAAATGAAGCTTTCGAGTTGTCTATGAGAATTGGAAAGCATTATATTGACAGAGAAGATGAAGAAAAAGCTAAAACTTATTTAGAAAATGGCATTAAATATTATAATATTATAAAAGAACATGATTAGGGAATAGGGTGCAAAAGATGGATATTTATTCAGTGGGAGAAAAGATAAGGAGAATAAGAATCTTCAAAAATATAACGCTTAAGAAATTATGTGGGACAAAAATTTCAATAGCTAAGATGAGTTGTATAGAGAACGATAAGGTTAAAGCAGATAAAGATATATTAAAATATATATCTCAAAAATTAGAAATTGATTATGATTATTTGATTCAGGACTCATATGATCAGATAAAAAGTAATATAGAAGAATATAAGAAGAATTTTAAATTTAATCTTAATTTAGAATCTGAACTAAAAGATAATTATGATTATGCGATAAAGTATAAGTATTATGATCTTGCATTTGAGCTGATGCATATGCTTTTTAAATATTACATAGAAAACAATATGATAAAAAATGTTCAAGTCATAATTTCAGGATATTATAATTTATATCAGAAGAATAATTCAAATGAGAGTACTTTTATTTATTATAATGATATGGGAGAATTTTTAATAGAAACTGAAGAGTATAAAGACGCAATAATTTATTATGAAAAAATAGATGAATTATGTGAGAAAAATTCTTATAAACTTGATTTTGTATCAGAAATAGATATAAGCTATAAAAAAGCTGTATGTTATCAGAATCTTTCAAAATATGAAACGGCATTTTCTATATTAAAACCGATTATAAATGATGTTGAGAAACTTGAAAATACAATTCTTAAAACTAGAATTTATCAGAAATATTCAGAATTATGCATACTTCTTAATAGTGATGAATCATTAAAGTTTAAAGAAAAATCATATAGTTATATAAAGAATGACAAAATTAGCATAATATATTCAAAACTTAATTATGCGAAATATTACTTTATATCATATCTAAATGATCAAGCAGTTATAGAAATAAATGAAGCAAGAGACATTTTAAAAGACTTAAAGAGTGAAGAAACAATTCCATTTAATTTTGATTTTATAAAATTATGTTTAAAATATAAAGAATATAATATGGCATATGACATAATTGAAACCACAATTGACGATATAATAATTACACAAAATAGAGAACTTATAGAAAACATTTATTATCTAAAGAGTAGAGCTTTAGAGAATCTTAAAAAGTATGAAAAGGCAGAAAAATACATGAATTTATCATTAGATATTTTGATGAAATTTGGAAATAGAGAACAGCGAAAAAAGAGATATCTTGATCTTGGAGAATTATATTATAAGATGGGA
It includes:
- a CDS encoding transcriptional regulator encodes the protein MDIYSVGEKIRRIRIFKNITLKKLCGTKISIAKMSCIENDKVKADKDILKYISQKLEIDYDYLIQDSYDQIKSNIEEYKKNFKFNLNLESELKDNYDYAIKYKYYDLAFELMHMLFKYYIENNMIKNVQVIISGYYNLYQKNNSNESTFIYYNDMGEFLIETEEYKDAIIYYEKIDELCEKNSYKLDFVSEIDISYKKAVCYQNLSKYETAFSILKPIINDVEKLENTILKTRIYQKYSELCILLNSDESLKFKEKSYSYIKNDKISIIYSKLNYAKYYFISYLNDQAVIEINEARDILKDLKSEETIPFNFDFIKLCLKYKEYNMAYDIIETTIDDIIITQNRELIENIYYLKSRALENLKKYEKAEKYMNLSLDILMKFGNREQRKKRYLDLGELYYKMGNVKDSLKYFNLTFTI